The following coding sequences lie in one Lolium perenne isolate Kyuss_39 chromosome 2, Kyuss_2.0, whole genome shotgun sequence genomic window:
- the LOC139836146 gene encoding UDP-glycosyltransferase 92A1-like: MSPPCAFRHFVPKSSRAVGEISVQRQYHLAQSANATEQHHPRQAIAMASEEAESLHVVLFPFLARGHIPAFLRLAALLHELRPGITVTLVSTARLLPSITLPATTPPIRLHALPFAPADHGLPPGAESLADLHVHQFIAFFQASESLRPAFQGFVSGIRSPACIIADAFFAWTADVARARGAFHAVFLPGGAFGNAVFFSVWEHLPHTLATAAAYDEFPLPDFPSVVLHRTQIPRYMLAATGADPWTAFFRRVIQSCRKTDAVLVNTVQELESSGLDMLRRSFGVQPWPIGPILAPPSLSDSQDDAGIIRWLDAHLPRSVLYISFGSQNSISADQMAELALGLEACGRPFLWVLRPPVGSDATDGFKPEWLPAGFEERTAKANMGLLVRGWAPQVRILAHPSTGAFMSHCGWNSILESLCHGVPLIGWPLGAEQFFNAMLVAEWGVCVEVARGNLESSAVASGAVAETVGTVMGETAKGDEMRRNAAVIARAMAAAWEGPRGSSAASLEGFLRCAEMS; the protein is encoded by the coding sequence ATGTCTCCTCCATGCGCATTTCGTCATTTTGTTCCCAAATCTTCAAGGGCGGTGGGTGAAATTTCAGTGCAGCGGCAGTATCACTTGGCACAGTCAGCCAACGCCACCGAACAACACCATCCCCGTCAAGCTATCGCCATGGCGTCAGAGGAAGCAGAGAGCCTGCACGTCGTCCTCTTCCCCTTCCTCGCGCGCGGCCACATCCCCGCCTTCCTCCGCCTCGCCGCCCTCCTCCACGAGCTCCGCCCGGGCATCACCGTCACACTCGTCTCCACCGCGCGCCTCCTCCCCTCCATCACCCTCCCGGCCACCACGCCTCCCATCCGCCTCCACGCGCTGCCCTTCGCGCCCGCCGACCACGGCCTGCCCCCCGGCGCCGagtccctcgccgacctccacgtccaCCAGTTCATCGCCTTCTTCCAGGCGTCCGAGTCCCTCCGCCCCGCCTTCCAAGGGTTCGTCTCCGGCATCCGGTCCCCTGCCTGCATCATCGCCGACGCCTTCTTCGCGTGGACGGCCGACGTCGCCCGCGCGCGCGGCGCCTTCCACGCCGTCTTCCTCCCCGGCGGCGCCTTCGGCAACGCCGTCTTCTTCTCGGTGTGGGAGCACCTCCCGCATAccctcgccaccgccgccgcctacGACGAGTTCCCTCTGCCGGACTTCCCGAGCGTCGTCCTCCACCGCACGCAGATCCCGCGGTACATGCTCGCGGCGACCGGGGCAGATCCATGGACAGCCTTCTTCCGGCGGGTCATCCAGTCCTGCCGCAAGACCGATGCGGTCCTGGTCAACACAGTCCAAGAACTCGAGTCCTCCGGGCTGGACATGCTCAGGAGAAGCTTCGGCGTCCAACCATGGCCGATTGGGCCGATTCTCGCGCCGCCGAGTTTGTCAGACTCGCAGGACGATGCAGGTATCATCCGGTGGCTGGACGCGCATCTGCCGCGCTCGGTCCTGTACATATCCTTCGGGTCGCAGAACAGCATCAGCGCCGATCAGATGGCAGAACTGGCGCTGGGGCTGGAGGCCTGCGGGCGGCCGTTCCTCTGGGTCCTCCGGCCTCCGGTGGGGAGCGACGCGACGGACGGCTTCAAGCCCGAGTGGCTCCCGGCCGGCTTCGAGGAGCGGACGGCGAAGGCAAACATGGGATTGCTGGTGCGCGGATGGGCGCCGCAGGTGCGGATCCTGGCGCACCCGTCCACCGGCGCGTTCATGAGCCACTGCGGGTGGAACTCCATCCTCGAGAGCCTCTGCCACGGCGTGCCGCTGATCGGGTGGCCGCTGGGGGCCGAGCAGTTCTTCAACGCGATGCTGGTGGCGGAGTGGGGCGTCTGCGTGGAGGTAGCGCGTGGGAACTTGGAGAGCTCGGCCGTGGCGAGTGGGGCGGTGGCCGAGACAGTGGGGACGGTGATGGGGGAGACGGCGAAGGGTGATGAGATGAGGAGGAATGCGGCGGTGATCGCgcgcgcgatggcggcggcttggGAGGGGCCTCGCGGGTCGTCGGCGGCGAGCTTGGAGGGGTTCCTCAGATGCGCTGAGATGTCTTGA
- the LOC127329274 gene encoding uncharacterized protein — MGPGTASASWGLRLGVVLLLLLATPSHALTHEGWLLLALKSQMVDTFHHLANWNHGDPSPCAWKGVDCSSTPTPSVVSLNLSNMNLSGTVGPAVGGLTELTTLDLSFNAFSGTIPAEISNCSKLTVLNLNNNDFEATIPAELGKLSMLTACNLCNNKLHGAIPDEIGDMASLRDLVGYSNNLSGSIPRSIGRLTNLRTIRLGQNLISGSIPAEIGECRNLTVFGLAQNKLEGPLPKEIGQLSLMTDLVLWGNQLSGAIPPEIGNCTSLTVIALYDNDLVGPVPATIGNLKYLQRLYLYRNSLNGTIPSEIGKLSLAEEIDFSENFLTGGIPKELGNIPGLFLLYLFQNQLTGFIPTELSGLKNLSKLDLSINSLTGPIPAGFQYMPKLYQLQLFNNMLSGDIPPRFGIYSRLWVVDFSNNNITGQIPRDLCRQSNLILLNLGSNKLSGNIPHQITSCKSLVQLRLSDNSLTGSFSTDLCSLANLTTIELARNKFNGPIPPQIGNCRALQRLDLANNYFTSELPREIGKLSKLVVFNISSNRLGGSIPLEIFNCTTLQRLDLSQNTFEGSLPNEVGRLPQLELLSFADNKLSGQIPPILSKLSHLTALQIGGNQFSGGIPKELGLLSSLQIAMNLSYNNLSGNIPSELGSLALLENLFLNNNKLTGEIPDTFVNLSSLLELNVSYNNLTGPLPPVPLFDNMVVTSFIGNKGLCGGQLGKCGSESSSSSPSSNSVSRPMGKIIAIVAAIIGGISLVLIAILLHHMRKPLDTVAPLQDKQILSAGSNIPVSAKDAYTFQELVSATNNFDDSCVIGRGACGTVYKAVLKPGQIIAVKKLASNREGSNTDNSFRAEILTLGKIRHRNIVKLYGFIYHQGANLLLYEYMPRGSLGELLHGPSSSSLDWETRFMIALGAAEGLSYLHHDCKPRIIHRDIKSNNILLDENFEAHVGDFGLAKVIDMPYSKSMSAIAGSYGYIAPEYAYTMKVTEKCDIYSYGVVLLELLTGRAPVQPIELGGDLVTWAKNYIRDNSLGPGILDSNLDLEDKAAVDHMIEVLKIALLCSNLSPYERPPMRHVVVMLSESKDRARVSSASSSPASDRSSKKDSS; from the exons ATGGGCCCTGGGACGGCGTCGGCGTCCTGGGGTTTGCGTCTCGGCGTGGtgctgctcctcctgctggccaccccctcccacGCCCTGACGCACGAGGGCTGGCTTCTCCTGGCGCTCAAGAGCCAGATGGTCGACACCTTCCACCACCTCGCCAACTGGAACCACGGCGACCCATCGCcatgcgcgtggaagggcgtggactGCTCGTCGACGCCCACGCCATCGGTGGTCTCCCTCAACCTCAGCAACATGAACCTCTCCGGCACCGTCGGGCCGGCCGTCGGCGGCCTAACCGAGCTCACCACCCTCGACCTGTCCTTCAACGCGTTCTCCGGCACCATCCCCGCGGAGATCAGCAACTGCTCGAAGCTCACCGTGCTCAACCTGAACAACAACGACTTCGAAGCCACCATCCCCGCCGAGCTCGGGAAGCTGTCAATGCTGACGGCTTGCAACCTGTGCAACAACAAGCTCCACGGTGCGATACCCGACGAGATCGGCGACATGGCGTCGCTGAGGGACCTGGTAGGGTACAGCAACAACCTCTCCGGCTCCATACCGCGGTCCATCGGCCGGCTCACGAACCTCAGGACGATCCGGCTGGGGCAGAACCTCATATCTGGCAGCATTCCTGCCGAGATAGGCGAATGCCGCAACCTGACCGTCTTCGGTCTCGCGCAGAACAAGCTTGAAGGGCCTCTGCCCAAGGAGATTGGGCAACTGAGCCTCATGACCGACCTTGTCCTGTGGGGAAACCAGCTTTCCGGCGCCATTCCTCCGGAGATCGGGAACTGCACGAGTCTCACGGTGATCGCCCTGTATGATAATGATCTGGTTGGTCCTGTGCCTGCGACCATTGGGAACCTCAAGTATCTTCAGAGGCTGTACCTGTACAGGAACTCGTTGAATGGCACCATTCCATCTGAGATCGGCAAGCTTTCTCTTGCGGAGGAGATTGATTTTTCGGAGAATTTCTTGACTGGAGGTATACCGAAGGAGTTAGGCAACATACCAGGGCTGTTTCTGCTGTACCTCTTCCAGAACCAGCTTACTGGCTTTATTCCAACGGAGCTGTCTGGATTGAAGAACTTGAGCAAACTTGATCTGTCGATCAATTCGCTCACTGGCCCGATCCCAGCGGGATTTCAGTACATGCCTAAGCTATACCAGCTGCAGCTCTTCAACAATATGCTGTCAGGCGACATACCTCCACGGTTTGGCATCTACAGCCGGCTCTGGGTGGTGGATTTCTCGAACAACAACATTACAGGGCAGATACCTCGAGATCTTTGCAGGCAGTCAAATCTTATTTTGTTGAATCTGGGGTCTAATAAGCTGTCTGGCAACATACCTCATCAGATCACCAGCTGTAAATCCTTGGTGCAGCTTCGCCTCAGCGACAACAGTCTGACAGGAAGCTTCTCCACTGATCTGTGCAGTCTGGCGAATTTGACGACAATTGAGCTGGCTCGAAACAAGTTTAATGGCCCTATTCCTCCTCAGATAGGCAACTGCAGAGCTCTGCAACGGCTCGACCTTGCAAATAATTATTTCACATCTGAGCTGCCCCGAGAAATAGGCAAATTGTCCAAGCTTGTTGTCTTCAATATCTCATCCAATAGACTGGGAGGAAGCATACCGCTGGAGATCTTCAACTGTACAACGTTGCAACGTCTTGACCTCAGCCAGAACACCTTCGAAGGTTCATTACCGAATGAAGTTGGCAGACTGCCTCAGCTGGAGCTTCTCTCGTTCGCTGACAATAAATTATCTGGTCAGATACCACCTATTCTTAGTAAACTGTCACATTTGACAGCACTGCAGATTGGTGGCAATCAATTCTCTGGTGGAATACCCAAGGAGCTGGGTCTGCTCTCAAGCTTGCAGATTGCCATGAATTTGAGCTACAATAATCTCTCTGGCAATATACCATCAGAGCTTGGCAGCCTTGCATTACTGGAAAATTTGTTCCTCAATAATAATAAGCTGACAGGTGAAATCCCGGATACATTTGTAAATCTGTCAAGTTTGCTTGAGCTCAATGTTTCCTACAATAATCTCACTGGTCCTCTCCCTCCCGTGCCACTTTTTGACAACATGGTTGTGACTAGCTTTATTGGAAACAAGGGACTCTGTGGTGGACAGCTTGGCAAGTGTGGATCTGAATCATCCTCTTCTTCCCCTTCATCCAACTCAGTCAGTCGCCCTATGGGCAAGATCATAGCAATTGTTGCCGCCATTATTGGAGGAATCTCACTTGTTCTTATCGCCATACTTCTGCACCACATGAGAAAACCACTAGACACAGTAGCTCCTTTGCAAGACAAGCAAATTCTTTCTGCTGGGTCTAACATTCCTGTTTCGGCGAAGGATGCTTATACATTTCAGGAATTGGTCTCTGCTACAAATAATTTTGATGATAGTTGTGTGATTGGGCGTGGTGCTTGTGGAACTGTGTACAAAGCGGTCCTGAAGCCTGGACAGATAATTGCGGTCAAGAAGTTGGCTTCTAACAGGGAAGGAAGCAACACAGACAACAGCTTCCGTGCAGAGATTCTAACCCTTGGAAAGATACGTCATCGTAACATTGTGAAGCTATACGGTTTCATCTATCACCAGGGCGCAAACCTTCTGTTGTATGAGTACATGCCAAGAGGCAGCCTTGGAGAGCTACTTCATGGACCATCTTCCTCTTCGCTTGACTGGGAGACACGCTTCATGATAGCCCTTGGAGCAGCTGAAGGTCTTTCATACTTGCATCATGATTGCAAGCCTCGGATCATCCATCGTGATATCAAGTCGAATAACATTTTGCTGGATGAGAACTTTGAAGCTCATGTTGGTGACTTCGGGTTGGCCAAGGTGATTGACATGCCATACTCAAAGTCGATGTCTGCGATTGCTGGTTCATATGGCTATATTGCACCAG AATATGCATACACCATGAAGGTCACCGAGAAGTGTGACATATACAGTTATGGGGTTGTGCTGTTGGAGCTGCTAACTGGTCGAGCACCTGTGCAACCAATAGAATTGGGAGGTGACCTGGTAACATGGGCAAAGAATTACATCAGGGACAATTCTCTGGGTCCAGGGATCCTTGATAGCAATCTGGATTTGGAAGATAAGGCCGCAGTCGATCACATGATCGAGGTCTTGAAAATCGCTTTGCTGTGCAGTAACCTGTCGCCGTATGAGAGACCGCCGATGCGGCATGTTGTAGTTATGCTAAGCGAGTCTAAAGATAGGGCCCGGGTGAGCTCTGCATCCTCCTCGCCTGCTTCtgatcgttcttcaaagaaggatAGCTCATGA